In Falco naumanni isolate bFalNau1 chromosome 5, bFalNau1.pat, whole genome shotgun sequence, the following are encoded in one genomic region:
- the TMEM184B gene encoding transmembrane protein 184B isoform X1, whose translation MIVMTDVTVAPRLGSAATTPAVAPNFSWMLEDGSPTAVEQPIFLMTTAAQAISGFFVWTALLITCHQIYMHLRCYSCPNEQRYIVRILFIVPIYAFDSWLSLLFFTNDQYYVYFGTVRDCYEAFVIYNFLSLCYEYLGGESSIMSEIRGKPIESSCVYGTCCLWGKTYSIGFLRFCKQATLQFCVVKPLMAISTVILQAFGKYQDGDFDVTSGYLYVTIIYNISVSLALYALFLFYFATRELLSPYSPVLKFFMVKSVIFLSFWQGMLLAILEKCGAIPKIHSANVSVGEGTVAAGYQDFIICVEMFFAAIALRHAFTYKVYVDKRLDAQAVPSYGPYGRCAPMKSISSSLKETMNPHDIVQDAIHNFSPAYQQYTQQSTLEHGPPWRNGSHVISRSHSCSGARDNEKTLLLSSDDEF comes from the exons ATGATAGTGATGACTGACGTCACTGTGGCCCCCAGATTGGGGTCAGCTGCCACCACTCCAGCTGTGGCTCCCAACTTCTCCTGGATGCTGGAGGAtggcagccccacagctgtggAGCAGCCAATATTCCTCATGACCACTGCTGCTCAGGCTATCTCAGGTTTCTTTGTGTGGACAGCTTTGCTCATCACCTGCCATCAG ATCTACATGCATCTTCGCTGCTATAGCTGCCCAAATGAACAGCGCTACATTGTTCGGATCCTCTTCATTGTGCCCATTTATGCCTTTGACTCATGGCTCAGTCTCCTGTTCTTCACCAATGACCAGTACTATGTTTACTTTGGCACAGTGCGGGACTGCTATGAAG CCTTTGTAATATACAACTTTCTCAGCCTGTGCTATGAGTACTTGGGAGGGGAGAGCTCCATCATGTCTGAGATCAGAGGGAAACCAATTGA GTCCAGCTGTGTATATGGGACTTGCTGCCTGTGGGGAAAGACCTATTCAATTGGATTCCTGAGGTTCTGCAAACAG GCTACCCTGCAGTTCTGTGTGGTGAAGCCCCTCATGGCGATCAGCACAGTCATCCTTCAGGCCTTTGGCAAGTACCAGGATGGCGACTTTGA TGTAACCAGTGGCTACCTCTATGTGACGATCATCTACAACATCTCTGTCAGCCTGGCACTGTATGCCCTCTTCCTTTTCTACTTTGCTACACGGGAGCTGCTCAGTCCCTATAGCCCAGTCCTCAAGTTCTTCATGGTGAAGTCTGTCATCTTCCTGTCCTTCTGGCAAG GGATGCTGTTGGCCATCTTGGAAAAGTGTGGTGCCATCCCCAAAATCCACTCTGCCAATGTGTCTGTGGGTGAAGGCACAGTAGCTGCTGGATATCAGGACTTCATCATTTGTGTGGAGATGTTCTTTGCAGCCATCGCCCTACGCCATGCCTTCACATACAAGGTGTATGTGGACAAGAGACTTGATGCCCAAG CTGTTCCATCATATGGGCCATACG GTCGCTGTGCTCCCATGAAGAGCATCTCCAGCAGCCTCAAGGAGACCATGAACCCCCATGACATCGTCCAAGATGCGATCCACAACTTCTCCCCAGCCTACCAGCAGTACACCCAGCAGTCAACACTGGAGCATGGTCCACCCTGGCGCAATGGCAGTCATGTTATCTCACGCTCACACAGCTGCTCAGGTGCCCGTGACAACGAGAAGACCCTCTTGCTGAGCTCCGATGATGAATTCTAG
- the TMEM184B gene encoding transmembrane protein 184B isoform X2 translates to MIVMTDVTVAPRLGSAATTPAVAPNFSWMLEDGSPTAVEQPIFLMTTAAQAISGFFVWTALLITCHQIYMHLRCYSCPNEQRYIVRILFIVPIYAFDSWLSLLFFTNDQYYVYFGTVRDCYEAFVIYNFLSLCYEYLGGESSIMSEIRGKPIESSCVYGTCCLWGKTYSIGFLRFCKQATLQFCVVKPLMAISTVILQAFGKYQDGDFDVTSGYLYVTIIYNISVSLALYALFLFYFATRELLSPYSPVLKFFMVKSVIFLSFWQGMLLAILEKCGAIPKIHSANVSVGEGTVAAGYQDFIICVEMFFAAIALRHAFTYKVYVDKRLDAQGRCAPMKSISSSLKETMNPHDIVQDAIHNFSPAYQQYTQQSTLEHGPPWRNGSHVISRSHSCSGARDNEKTLLLSSDDEF, encoded by the exons ATGATAGTGATGACTGACGTCACTGTGGCCCCCAGATTGGGGTCAGCTGCCACCACTCCAGCTGTGGCTCCCAACTTCTCCTGGATGCTGGAGGAtggcagccccacagctgtggAGCAGCCAATATTCCTCATGACCACTGCTGCTCAGGCTATCTCAGGTTTCTTTGTGTGGACAGCTTTGCTCATCACCTGCCATCAG ATCTACATGCATCTTCGCTGCTATAGCTGCCCAAATGAACAGCGCTACATTGTTCGGATCCTCTTCATTGTGCCCATTTATGCCTTTGACTCATGGCTCAGTCTCCTGTTCTTCACCAATGACCAGTACTATGTTTACTTTGGCACAGTGCGGGACTGCTATGAAG CCTTTGTAATATACAACTTTCTCAGCCTGTGCTATGAGTACTTGGGAGGGGAGAGCTCCATCATGTCTGAGATCAGAGGGAAACCAATTGA GTCCAGCTGTGTATATGGGACTTGCTGCCTGTGGGGAAAGACCTATTCAATTGGATTCCTGAGGTTCTGCAAACAG GCTACCCTGCAGTTCTGTGTGGTGAAGCCCCTCATGGCGATCAGCACAGTCATCCTTCAGGCCTTTGGCAAGTACCAGGATGGCGACTTTGA TGTAACCAGTGGCTACCTCTATGTGACGATCATCTACAACATCTCTGTCAGCCTGGCACTGTATGCCCTCTTCCTTTTCTACTTTGCTACACGGGAGCTGCTCAGTCCCTATAGCCCAGTCCTCAAGTTCTTCATGGTGAAGTCTGTCATCTTCCTGTCCTTCTGGCAAG GGATGCTGTTGGCCATCTTGGAAAAGTGTGGTGCCATCCCCAAAATCCACTCTGCCAATGTGTCTGTGGGTGAAGGCACAGTAGCTGCTGGATATCAGGACTTCATCATTTGTGTGGAGATGTTCTTTGCAGCCATCGCCCTACGCCATGCCTTCACATACAAGGTGTATGTGGACAAGAGACTTGATGCCCAAG GTCGCTGTGCTCCCATGAAGAGCATCTCCAGCAGCCTCAAGGAGACCATGAACCCCCATGACATCGTCCAAGATGCGATCCACAACTTCTCCCCAGCCTACCAGCAGTACACCCAGCAGTCAACACTGGAGCATGGTCCACCCTGGCGCAATGGCAGTCATGTTATCTCACGCTCACACAGCTGCTCAGGTGCCCGTGACAACGAGAAGACCCTCTTGCTGAGCTCCGATGATGAATTCTAG